In Anabrus simplex isolate iqAnaSimp1 chromosome 4, ASM4041472v1, whole genome shotgun sequence, a single genomic region encodes these proteins:
- the LOC136871782 gene encoding ankyrin-1, whose amino-acid sequence MEKATVKMKVEMDVNRLQQEHLAALLICRNAKALKRVLEYAFIEDNVVGVSFVEGIIVNGFADCLEVILKKGVDPNKLVEIQNEFGPKEITPLQLAAATGQVACMELLLEYGADVSYRDSSGNSALTIAIGQNEHQCMETLLNFGAEVSLMDRLVAEPDAKAKLSYESCKKPCCVTPALHTAVRTGNHVKMKELLKRRGNVDIQDGAGDTALHIAVEKGDIDCVQALLNARADKSIVNKKGMTPLHVSAQKGCVHIMELLVKNGAQVNIKGGDDVTPLHIAAREGRVECVKFLLDKGEDVDVFDEQHITPLHLAVSSHQEKCIKLLISRGANIFTHSRNRFSPLDLSLMDSVKCFFMLVSKDDLNKRGPCGITMMHIASLFSAEALEVLLSWGGSINVVTADTGRSPLHAACYKGNVKTVQVLLEHGSNVNYKDREGYTPLHVCAQQGHFQCMALLLKNDALVNDYQYSRLTPLHFAVTHGHTECARLLIKNGSKINLVDSRQWTALHMSVQADVISCFQLLLDHGADVFALNCDAISPLQMAMSKSWEYFERIWQKIDIHSLDALGRTVIHYAASKGERYLKDVLGKGGNVNTKAHDGSTPLHVAAESGMDTCVKLLLKHGAEVNAVDKSGRTALHRGALSGRSGCIKVLLTHGAQVNQTTLKGDTALHCAAREGHLACLKLLLDNGADVNILDNTDSTPLMAAAKKAFFPCVRLLLVHDARLW is encoded by the coding sequence GTTGAGATGGATGTCAATAGATTACAACAGGAGCATCTAGCAGCATTGCTTATTTGCAGAAATGCGAAGGCTCTCAAAAGAGTCCTTGAATATGCATTTATTGAAGACAATGTTGTAGGAGTAAGCTTTGTGGAAGGTATTATTGTAAATGGATTCGCTGACTGTTTGGAAGTGATTTTGAAAAAAGGTGTTGATCCAAATAAGTTAGTTGAAATTCAGAATGAATTTGGACCGAAAGAGATAACCCCTCTTCAACTGGCAGCTGCTACTGGCCAGGTAGCTTGTATGGAGTTGTTACTCGAGTATGGAGCAGACGTTAGCTACAGGGACTCATCTGGAAACTCTGCTTTGACTATTGCAATAGGACAGAATGAGCATCAGTGCATGGAAACATTATTGAATTTTGGAGCTGAAGTCAGCCTGATGGACCGTCTAGTGGCAGAACCAGATGCAAAAGCTAAGTTATCTTACGAGTCTTGTAAGAAGCCTTGCTGCGTAACTCCTGCGCTGCATACTGCTGTAAGGACAGGTAATCATGTGAAAATGAAGGAACTTCTCAAGAGAAGGGGTAATGTTGATATACAAGATGGTGCTGGAGATACTGCCCTTCATATTGCAGTGGAGAAAGGTGATATAGACTGTGTGCAAGCTCTCTTGAATGCAAGAGCAGATAAATCAATTGTAAATAAGAAAGGAATGACACCATTACATGTAAGTGCTCAGAAAGGTTGTGTTCATATTATGGAACTTCTTGTGAAGAATGGAGCGCAGGTGAACATAAAAGGGGGAGATGATGTCACTCCATTGCACATTGCTGCTCGTGAAGGTAGGGTAGAATGTGTAAAGTTTCTTCTGGACAAAGGAGAAGATGTGGATGTATTTGATGAGCAGCACATTACTCCGCTGCATTTAGCTGTGTCAAGCCACCAAGAGAAATGCATCAAGTTGCTGATTTCTAGAGGAGCCAATATCTTCACCCACTCAAGAAACAGGTTTTCTCCATTAGACCTGTCTCTCATGGATAGTGTTAAATGCTTTTTCATGTTGGTATCAAAAGATGATCTTAATAAGAGAGGTCCCTGTGGCATCACAATGATGCATATTGCATCTTTGTTCAGTGCAGAAGCTCTTGAAGTGCTGTTGAGTTGGGGTGGAAGCATAAATGTGGTGACAGCTGACACTGGGAGAAGTCCATTGCATGCAGCTTGTTACAAGGgaaatgtgaaaactgtacaagtaTTACTAGAACATGGGTCTAATGTGAATTACAAGGATAGGGAGGGGTATACTCCTCTGCATGTTTGTGCTCAACAAGGTCACTTTCAGTGTATGGCTCTGCTGTTAAAGAATGATGCTCTTGTGAATGATTATCAGTATAGTAGGTTAACACCTCTTCATTTTGCTGTCACTCATGGCCATACAGAATGTGCCAGATTACtaatcaaaaatggctccaaaatCAACCTTGTTGATAGTCGACAATGGACGGCTTTGCACATGAGTGTTCAGGCGGACGTTATCAGTTGTTTTCAGTTATTATTGGATCATGGAGCTGATGTCTTTGCATTAAACTGTGATGCAATTTCTCCTCTACAAATGGCTATGAGTAAGAGCTGGGAGTATTTTGAGAGAATTTGGCAAAAGATTGACATTCACTCTTTGGATGCCCTCGGTCGCACTGTTATACACTATGCAGCTAGTAAAGGTGAGAGGTATTTGAAAGATGTGCTAGGAAAAGGAGGGAATGTTAATACTAAGGCACATGACGGATCTACACCACTACATGTTGCCGCAGAAAGTGGAATGGACACCTGTGTGAAGTTGTTGTTAAAGCATGGTGCTGAAGTGAATGCTGTCGACAAGTCAGGGCGAACTGCTTTGCATCGTGGGGCACTTTCGGGCAGATCAGGGTGCATAAAGGTGCTCCTCACTCATGGTGCCCAGGTTAACCAGACCACACTAAAGGGTGATACAGCCCTTCATTGTGCTGCTCGGGAAGGTCACCTGGCTTGTCTCAAGCTGCTCCTTGATAATGGAGCAGATGTGAACATCCTCGACAACACTGATTCAACTCCTCTCATGGCAGCAGCTAAGAAAGCTTTCTTTCCTTGTGTTCGACTTCTGCTGGTTCACGATGCTCGTTTGTGGTGA